One region of Channa argus isolate prfri chromosome 20, Channa argus male v1.0, whole genome shotgun sequence genomic DNA includes:
- the fkbp10b gene encoding peptidyl-prolyl cis-trans isomerase FKBP10 encodes MFVCWLVFLLFTTRLSVDCNPSPVLGDVVVDRYFIPKVCAREAKEGDYVRYHYNATFTDGKIFDSSHQRGAAKVGMLGEGRLIAGIDKGLQGMCVNEHRKITVPPQLAYGSTGAGDVVPPDTTLVFDIHLLDLWNTADLVVTKTITTPKDCKRSVMRTDFVRYHFNGTLLDGTVFDSSYTRKQTHNTLVGEGWQVKGMDEGLLGMCVGEIRNIVIPPFKAYGEKGSGTEIPPQATLVFDIMLVDIYNPKDNITIENQVVPESCSRRSVVGDYIRYHYNGTFMNGVTFDTSYQRNSTYNTYIGMGYVIAGMDQALVGVCIGEKRRVIIPPHLAYGEQGAGGVIPPSAVLVFDIHIIDFHNPNDTVDIQITYRPEVCNDTTAVNDLVHYHYNCTLVDGTLLFSSHSYENHQDAVLGSDKVIDGLDEGLRGMCVGEKRVVTVPPHLGHGEKGAPGVPSSAVLVFDIELMSFEKGVPPGYLFVWLKDTPEDLFEALDLNKNKEVPQEEFGEFIKLQVAEGKGRIKPGLTIEQVIADMFQNQDRNKDGVIIANELKLKVEEDKEREQAKHEEL; translated from the exons ATGTTTGTCTGCTGGTTAGTTTTTCTCCTGTTCACTACAAGGCTTTCTGTGGACTGTAATCCCAGTCCTGTGTTAGGAGATGTAGTCGTGGACAGATACTTCATCCCCAAAGTCTGTGCCAGAGAAGCGAAGGAAGGAGATTATGTGCGTTATCACTATAACGCCACATTCACCGACGGAAAAATATTTGATTCGAG CCACCAGAGAGGAGCCGCCAAAGTGGGCATGTTAGGTGAGGGTCGGCTCATCGCTGGCATCGACAAAGGTCTGCAGGGCATGTGTGTGAACGAGCACAGGAAAATCACCGTCCCGCCTCAGTTGGCCTATGGAAGCACCGGCGCag GTGATGTGGTTCCTCCAGACACCACGCTGGTGTTTGACATCCATCTGTTGGATCTGTGGAACACAGCTGACTTGGTCGTCACCAAAACCATCACCACTCCCAAAGACTGCAAACGCTCTGTGATGCGCACTGACTTTGTGCGTTACCACTTCAACGGCACTCTGCTCGACGGTACTGTCTTTGACTCCAG CTACACCAGGAAGCAAACTCACAACACCTTAGTGGGCGAGGGTTGGCAGGTCAAGGGCATGGACGAGGGCCTGCTGGGCATGTGTGTGGGAGAAATCAGAAATATTGTTATCCCACCCTTCAAAGCCTACGGAGAAAAAGGATCGG GTACAGAGATTCCCCCACAGGCAACCCTGGTGTTTGATATCATGTTAGTGGACATTTATAACCCAAAGGACAACATCACTATTGAGAACCAGGTGGTACCTGAGTCATGCAGCCGCAGGTCTGTGGTTGGAGATTACATCCGTTACCACTACAATGGTACCTTCATGAATGGAGTCACCTTTGACACCAG CTACCAGAGGAACAGCACGTACAACACCTATATCGGGATGGGGTATGTCATTGCGGGTATGGACCAGGCCCTGGTGGGAGTCTGTATCGGTGAGAAGAGGAGAGTTATCATCCCTCCACACCTGGCATATGGAGAGCAAGGAGCAG gtGGAGTCATCCCTCCTTCAGCTGTATTGGTGTTTGACATTCACATCATCGACTTCCACAATCCCAACGACACAGTGGACATCCAGATCACCTACAGACCCGAAGTGTGTAATGACACCACTGCAGTGAATGATCTGGTCCACTACCACTACAACTGCACCCTTGTGGATGGCACGCTGCTCTTTTCTTC ACACAGCTATGAGAACCATCAGGACGCAGTGCTGGGTTCGGACAAAGTGATTGACGGGCTGGACGAGGGTTTACGGGGTATGTGTGTAGGAGAGAAGAGGGTGGTGACGGTGCCTCCTCACCTGGGCCATGGAGAAAAAGGAG CCCCTGGTGTGCCGAGCAGCGCTGTGTTGGTCTTTGACATTGAGCTGATGAGCTTTGAGAAGGGAGTACCACCTGGCTACCTGTTTGTGTGGCTCAAGGACACGCCTGAAGATCTGTTTGAAGCCCTGGACCTCAACAAGAACAAAGAGGTGCCACAGGAGGAG tttgggGAGTTCATCAAGCTGCAGGTGGCGGAGGGCAAAGGTCGCATTAAGCCTGGGCTGACCATAGAGCAGGTCATTGCTGACATGTTCCAAAACCAGGACCGAAATAAAGACGGCGTGATCATCGCCAACGAGCTCAAACTGAAGGTAGAGGAGGACAAGGAACGGGAACAAGCCAAGCACGAGGAGTTATGA
- the adam11 gene encoding disintegrin and metalloproteinase domain-containing protein 11 isoform X1 produces the protein MLAVRCLLFAAVCARCAVTGLRDWVSLEGRFPAEEVFQPKRLLQQIHSDEELLHSRLDTRVKNHTAGLQPFHLAQSSFLVEAFGTSFILDLELNHNLLSENYVERHYKEDGQPSQTLGGEHCYYHGRVRGLPGSWAALSTCHGLQGMFSDGNFSYGIEPVGTEEKQDDHIIYRMPDIDLLLPPCPGCSVNNTEPEGQTDSHSGRDGELKDGDNGSEEERTVLTEGLRRSKRQVRRGQRTVQIETKYIELMVVNDHELFVQLHRSTTKTKNFAKAVVNMADAIYKEQLNTRIVLVAMETWSSENRVSVGDDALLTLRDFMKFRKESIKERCDAVHLFSGRTFMSSRSEAAYIGGICSLTRGGGINEFGSVGPMAITLCQSLGQNIGMLRNKERPAADCRCPDPWLGCIMEDTGYYLPRKFSRCSIDEYLRFLQQGGGSCLFNKPSKLLDPPECGNGYVELGEECDCGSLVECARSGANCCKKCTLTHNAMCSNGLCCRDCKYELRGATCRDAVNDCDIAETCTGDSSQCPHNVHKLDGYMCDAGQGRCYGGRCKTRDSQCRTLWGYNSADRFCYEKLNSEGTEKGNCGPDSSGQGWLQCNKQDVLCGLLLCTNLTAKPRFGELQGKLTSLTIHHQNRYLDCRGGHAVLDDGLDLGYVEDGTPCGPNMMCLERRCLPVSTFNLSTCPGSSSSRICSHHGTCNNEVKCICDPDYTGKDCSVFDPITIPTPPDGAEKNRGTSEEEDLQEFESSLSAVLSSIHSVQSTLKRQNNDVFHLQALKLFFSPPLTFCILSHGTVKFYFFGYGTFPQDLL, from the exons CCGTTCCATCTGGCCCAGAGCAGCTTCCTAGTGGAGGCCTTTGGCACATCCTTCATACTTGACCTGGAACTCAACCA CAATCTCCTGTCCGAAAACTATGTGGAGCGTCATTATAAAGAAGATGGGCAGCCATCACAGACTCTG GGAGGAGAGCACTGCTACTACCACGGCCGTGTCCGGGGGCTCCCGGGGTCCTGGGCTGCTCTGTCCACCTGCCACGGCCTACA ggGAATGTTTTCTGATGGGAATTTCTCATATGGGATTGAACCTGTTGGCACTGAAGAG AAGCAGGATGACCACATTATATATCGTATGCCTGACATTGACCTCCTCCTACCTCCCTGTCCAG gctGCTCTGTGAACAACACAGAGCCAGAGGGGCAGACAGACAGCCACAGCGGGCGAGACGGCGAGCTGAAGGACGGAGACAACGGGTCTGAAGAAGAAAGAACTGTCTTAACAGAAGGACTGAGACGCTCAAAAAGACAA GTACGGAGAGGCCAGCGCACTGTCCAGATCGAAACAAAGTACATTGAGCTGATGGTTGTCAATGACCATGAACTG TTTGTGCAACTCCATCGGTCGACCACTAAGACAAAGAACTTTGCCAAAGCCGTGGTTAACATGGCTGATGCG ATATACAAGGAGCAGCTCAACACTCGCATCGTCCTAGTAGCCATGGAAACCTGGTCATCTGAAAACAGGGTCTCCGTGGGTGATGACGCTTTGCTCACTCTGCGCGACTTCATGAAATTCAGGAAGGAGAGCATCAAGGAACGCTGCGATGCTGTGCATCTCTTCTC AGGGAGGACATTCATGAGCAGCCGCAGTGAAGCAGCCTACATTGGGGGCATTTGCTCACTGACCAGGGGTGGAGGCATTAATGAG TTTGGCAGTGTGGGTCCCATGGCCATCACTCTATGTCAGAGTCTTGGTCAGAACATTGGAATGCTGAGGAACAAGGAGCGACCAGCTGCAG ACTGCAGGTGTCCAGATCCATGGCTGGGCTGTATCATGGAGGATACAGG CTACTACCTTCCTAGGAAGTTTTCTCGCTGTAGTATAGACGAGTACCTGCGGTTTCTCCAACAGGGAGGAGGAAGCTGCCTCTTTAACAAGCCCAGCAAG cTTTTAGACCCACCAGAGTGTGGAAATGGATATGTAGAGCTGGGAGAGGAATGTGACTGTGGATCGCTAGTG GAGTGCGCACGTAGTGGAGCTAACTGCTGTAAGAAGTGCACACTTACCCACAATGCCATGTGCAGCAATGGACTTTGCTGCAGGGATTGCAAG TATGAGCTGAGAGGGGCGACCTGCCGTGATGCTGTCAATGACTGTGACATTGCTGAGACCTGCACGGGAGACTCCAGTCAG TGTCCTCACAATGTTCACAAACTTGATGGCTACATGTGTGATGCCGGCCAG GGTCGTTGTTATGGAGGGCGCTGTAAGACCAGAGATAGCCAGTGCAGGACTCTCTGGGGCTACA ACTCAGCTGACAGGTTCTGCTATGAAAAGTTGAACTCTGAGGGCACAGAGAAAGGAAACTGTGGTCCAGACTCCAGCGGTCAAGGATGGCTTCAGTGCAACAAGCA AGATGTTCTGTGTGGTTTGCTGCTGTGCACTAATCTGACAGCTAAGCCAAGGTTTGGCGAGCTGCAGGGAAAGTTAACCAGTCTGACAATCCACCACCAGAACAGATACCTGGACTGTAG AGGGGGCCATGCCGTGCTGGATGATGGTCTTGACCTGGGCTATGTGGAGGACGGGACCCCATGTGGACCAAACATGATGTGTTTGGAGCGTCGATGCCTCCCTGTCAGCACCTTCAACCTCAGCACCTGCCCAGGCTCCTCGTCCTCACGGATCTGCTCCCACCATGGG ACTTGCAATAATGAGGTGAAGTGTATCTGCGATCCAGACTATACAGGGAAGGACTGCAGCGTGTTTGACCCCATTACCATCCCCACTCCACCAGATGGcgcagagaaaaacagag GAACATCCGAAGAGGAAG atcTGCAGGAGTTTGAGTCGTCTCTCTCTGCTGTCCTGTCTTCCATACATAGTGTCCAGTCCACTCTGAAGAGACAAAACAATGATGTCTTCCACCTTCAAGcccttaaactttttttttctcctcctttgactttctgtattttgtccCATGGGACAGTCAAATTCTATTTTTTTGGTTATGGCACATTTCCACAAGATCTACTGTAA
- the klhl11 gene encoding kelch-like protein 11: MSVFECLFTCVIYAYELFPKIGQSCHLPLRLASSCGMAAAADKPEDSRRSGGAQGALTGDGEAEEADEFTCSAYCSELSRRQNEQRKAGMFCDLTLVFRSGGVRGENVHTLCAHRSVLSAASQYFTLLLGGQFSESVSGRVELKEWTSETGPNPETVERVLQFMYTGKIRVTTANVHEVLELADRFLLVQLKNFCGDFLIKKLSLSNCVAVHSLAHMYTLDRLALEAAVMVRRNFHKIIHNEEFYMLPLHLVRHWLSDSEITVDSEQELFEAIIKWVYQNTEEREKHFEELFRLLWLPQIAPTYLTRVVRKEPLVANSVTCQQLVSDTLEFHAVHLENLKSADLETCASYTAVIQPRFGQKMDVILVVGGVSEGGEYLSECVGYFVAEDRWVNLPHIHNHLDGHAIAVTDSHVYVAGSMEPGFGKMVERYNPSLNSWEQVNSLASRKHSFGLTLVKNLLYSIGGHGNFSPGFKDVTIYDPGEDEWYNLDPAPKILRDVKTVSVEDRYVYVMARTPVDMDSEDGLSTVTSCYDTENHKWQEVEILPLIDNYCSFQMAVASTNFYHTASCCPKNYNITVEAAEQKISRNISDDILDSLPPEVLSMEGSAICYLGEDIFIIGGWRNSNNVDKQYRKEAYRYCAKKKRWMLLPPLPQPRCRAAACHVRIPYQYLYGCQRYPMPQNLARQRDRMQHIQQLNWHTLNLRRQLQSQIEC, from the exons ATGTCcgtttttgaatgtttgttcACGTGTGTTATATATGCCTATGAGTTATTCCCAAAGATAGGGCAGAGCTGTCATTTGCCTCTGAGACTAGCCTCATCCTGCGGTATGGCTGCGGCAGCGGACAAGCCAGAGGACAGCCGCCGGAGCGGAGGCGCACAGGGAGCGCTAACAGGTGACGGAGAAGCTGAGGAGGCCGATGAGTTCACCTGCTCGGCCTACTGCTCGGAGCTCTCCCGGCGGCAGAACGAGCAGAGGAAGGCGGGGATGTTCTGCGACTTGACGCTGGTCTTCAGGTCCGGAGGGGTGCGCGGGGAAAACGTCCACACGTTATGCGCCCACCGCTCTGTTTTATCGGCAGCGTCGCAGTACTTCACGCTGCTGCTGGGCGGACAGTTTTCCGAGTCTGTGTCTGGGCGAGTGGAGCTGAAAGAGTGGACCTCGGAAACTGGACCCAACCCAGAAACTGTGGAGAGGGTCCTTCAGTTCATGTACACAGGAAAGATCAGGGTGACCACTGCCAATGTGCACGAAGTGTTGGAACTTGCTGACAG ATTCCTGTTGGTGCAGCTGAAAAACTTCTGTGGAGACTTCCTAATAAAGAAGCTGAGCTTGTCCAACTGTGTAGCCGTGCACAGCCTAGCCCACATGTACACACTGGACCGACTTGCCCTGGAAGCTGCTGTGATGGTTAGAAGAAATTTCCATAAAATTATTCATAATGAGGAATTCTATATGCTGCCATTACACCTCGTGCGACACTGGCTGTCAGACTCAGAAATCACTGTTGATTCTGAACAGGAACTGTTCGAGGCCATTATAAAATGGGTGTACCAAAACACAGAGGAGCGAGAGAAGCATTTTGAGGAGCTATTCAGGCTCTTATGGCTGCCACAGATTGCTCCAACTTACCTGACACGGGTGGTGAGAAAGGAACCCTTGGTGGCAAACAGTGTAACTTGTCAGCAACTGGTGTCTGACACACTCGAGTTCCACGCTGTTCATCTTGAGAACCTTAAATCAGCTGATTTAGAAACGTGTGCCTCCTACACGGCGGTGATCCAGCCTCGTTTTGGCCAAAAGATGGATGTAATCCTGGTAGTAGGTGGTGTTTCGGAAGGCGGAGAGTATTTGAGTGAGTGTGTGGGCTACTTTGTTGCTGAAGATCGTTGGGTCAACCTGCCACACATTCACAACCACCTGGATGGACATGCCATTGCAGTCACTGACAGCCATGTTTACGTGGCAGGATCCATGGAGCCAGGCTTCGGCAAGATGGTGGAGCGGTACAACCCCAGTCTTAACAGCTGGGAGCAGGTCAACAGCCTGGCCAGCCGCAAACACTCCTTTGGGCTCACATTGGTCAAAAACTTACTCTACAGTATTGGTGGCCATGGTAACTTCAGTCCAGGCTTTAAGGATGTAACTATCTATGACCCTGGGGAGGATGAGTGGTACAATCTGGATCCAGCACCAAAGATACTACGAGATGTCAAAACAGTGAGTGTGGAGGATCGCTATGTGTATGTGATGGCCAGAACCCCTGTGGACATGGACAGTGAGGATGGACTGAGCACTGTGACCAGTTGCTATGACACTGAGAATCACAAGTGGCAGGAAGTGGAAATACTACCACTTATTGATAATTACTGTAGTTTTCAAATGGCTGTTGCTTCTACCAACTTCTACCACACTGCTTCCTGTTGCCCCAAGAACTACAACATAACAGTTGAGGCCGCAGAGCAGAAAATAAGCAGAAACATCTCTGATGACATCCTCGACAGCCTCCCTCCGGAGGTTCTTAGTATGGAAGGTTCTGCAATTTGCTACTTAGGCGAAGATATATTCATTATCGGTGGATGGAGGAACAGCAACAACGTGGACAAGCAGTATCGAAAGGAGGCCTACCGTTACTGTGCTAAGAAGAAACGCTGGATGCTGCTGCCACCCTTACCTCAGCCTCGGTGCCGAGCCGCAGCCTGCCATGTTCGCATCCCATACCAGTATCTTTATGGCTGCCAGCGTTACCCTATGCCCCAGAACCTGGCTCGCCAGCGAGATCGCATGCAACACATCCAGCAGCTCAACTGGCACACTCTCAATCTCCGGAGACAGCTGCAGTCTCAGATTGAATGTTGA
- the adam11 gene encoding disintegrin and metalloproteinase domain-containing protein 11 isoform X3, producing the protein MLAVRCLLFAAVCARCAVTGLRDWVSLEGRFPAEEVFQPKRLLQQIHSDEELLHSRLDTRVKNHTAGLQPFHLAQSSFLVEAFGTSFILDLELNHNLLSENYVERHYKEDGQPSQTLGGEHCYYHGRVRGLPGSWAALSTCHGLQGMFSDGNFSYGIEPVGTEEKQDDHIIYRMPDIDLLLPPCPGCSVNNTEPEGQTDSHSGRDGELKDGDNGSEEERTVLTEGLRRSKRQVRRGQRTVQIETKYIELMVVNDHELFVQLHRSTTKTKNFAKAVVNMADAIYKEQLNTRIVLVAMETWSSENRVSVGDDALLTLRDFMKFRKESIKERCDAVHLFSGRTFMSSRSEAAYIGGICSLTRGGGINEFGSVGPMAITLCQSLGQNIGMLRNKERPAADCRCPDPWLGCIMEDTGYYLPRKFSRCSIDEYLRFLQQGGGSCLFNKPSKLLDPPECGNGYVELGEECDCGSLVECARSGANCCKKCTLTHNAMCSNGLCCRDCKYELRGATCRDAVNDCDIAETCTGDSSQCPHNVHKLDGYMCDAGQGRCYGGRCKTRDSQCRTLWGYNSADRFCYEKLNSEGTEKGNCGPDSSGQGWLQCNKQDVLCGLLLCTNLTAKPRFGELQGKLTSLTIHHQNRYLDCRGGHAVLDDGLDLGYVEDGTPCGPNMMCLERRCLPVSTFNLSTCPGSSSSRICSHHGTCNNEVKCICDPDYTGKDCSVFDPITIPTPPDGAEKNRGPSGTNIIIGSVAGAILLAAIILGGTGWGFKNIRRGRSAGV; encoded by the exons CCGTTCCATCTGGCCCAGAGCAGCTTCCTAGTGGAGGCCTTTGGCACATCCTTCATACTTGACCTGGAACTCAACCA CAATCTCCTGTCCGAAAACTATGTGGAGCGTCATTATAAAGAAGATGGGCAGCCATCACAGACTCTG GGAGGAGAGCACTGCTACTACCACGGCCGTGTCCGGGGGCTCCCGGGGTCCTGGGCTGCTCTGTCCACCTGCCACGGCCTACA ggGAATGTTTTCTGATGGGAATTTCTCATATGGGATTGAACCTGTTGGCACTGAAGAG AAGCAGGATGACCACATTATATATCGTATGCCTGACATTGACCTCCTCCTACCTCCCTGTCCAG gctGCTCTGTGAACAACACAGAGCCAGAGGGGCAGACAGACAGCCACAGCGGGCGAGACGGCGAGCTGAAGGACGGAGACAACGGGTCTGAAGAAGAAAGAACTGTCTTAACAGAAGGACTGAGACGCTCAAAAAGACAA GTACGGAGAGGCCAGCGCACTGTCCAGATCGAAACAAAGTACATTGAGCTGATGGTTGTCAATGACCATGAACTG TTTGTGCAACTCCATCGGTCGACCACTAAGACAAAGAACTTTGCCAAAGCCGTGGTTAACATGGCTGATGCG ATATACAAGGAGCAGCTCAACACTCGCATCGTCCTAGTAGCCATGGAAACCTGGTCATCTGAAAACAGGGTCTCCGTGGGTGATGACGCTTTGCTCACTCTGCGCGACTTCATGAAATTCAGGAAGGAGAGCATCAAGGAACGCTGCGATGCTGTGCATCTCTTCTC AGGGAGGACATTCATGAGCAGCCGCAGTGAAGCAGCCTACATTGGGGGCATTTGCTCACTGACCAGGGGTGGAGGCATTAATGAG TTTGGCAGTGTGGGTCCCATGGCCATCACTCTATGTCAGAGTCTTGGTCAGAACATTGGAATGCTGAGGAACAAGGAGCGACCAGCTGCAG ACTGCAGGTGTCCAGATCCATGGCTGGGCTGTATCATGGAGGATACAGG CTACTACCTTCCTAGGAAGTTTTCTCGCTGTAGTATAGACGAGTACCTGCGGTTTCTCCAACAGGGAGGAGGAAGCTGCCTCTTTAACAAGCCCAGCAAG cTTTTAGACCCACCAGAGTGTGGAAATGGATATGTAGAGCTGGGAGAGGAATGTGACTGTGGATCGCTAGTG GAGTGCGCACGTAGTGGAGCTAACTGCTGTAAGAAGTGCACACTTACCCACAATGCCATGTGCAGCAATGGACTTTGCTGCAGGGATTGCAAG TATGAGCTGAGAGGGGCGACCTGCCGTGATGCTGTCAATGACTGTGACATTGCTGAGACCTGCACGGGAGACTCCAGTCAG TGTCCTCACAATGTTCACAAACTTGATGGCTACATGTGTGATGCCGGCCAG GGTCGTTGTTATGGAGGGCGCTGTAAGACCAGAGATAGCCAGTGCAGGACTCTCTGGGGCTACA ACTCAGCTGACAGGTTCTGCTATGAAAAGTTGAACTCTGAGGGCACAGAGAAAGGAAACTGTGGTCCAGACTCCAGCGGTCAAGGATGGCTTCAGTGCAACAAGCA AGATGTTCTGTGTGGTTTGCTGCTGTGCACTAATCTGACAGCTAAGCCAAGGTTTGGCGAGCTGCAGGGAAAGTTAACCAGTCTGACAATCCACCACCAGAACAGATACCTGGACTGTAG AGGGGGCCATGCCGTGCTGGATGATGGTCTTGACCTGGGCTATGTGGAGGACGGGACCCCATGTGGACCAAACATGATGTGTTTGGAGCGTCGATGCCTCCCTGTCAGCACCTTCAACCTCAGCACCTGCCCAGGCTCCTCGTCCTCACGGATCTGCTCCCACCATGGG ACTTGCAATAATGAGGTGAAGTGTATCTGCGATCCAGACTATACAGGGAAGGACTGCAGCGTGTTTGACCCCATTACCATCCCCACTCCACCAGATGGcgcagagaaaaacagag GTCCCAGTGGTACAAATATCATAATAGGTTCGGTTGCTGGTGCAATTCTGCTGGCAGCGATAATCTTGGGGGGAACTGGCTGGGGATTTAA GAACATCCGAAGAGGAAG atcTGCAGGAGTTTGA
- the adam11 gene encoding disintegrin and metalloproteinase domain-containing protein 11 isoform X2, with the protein MLAVRCLLFAAVCARCAVTGLRDWVSLEGRFPAEEVFQPKRLLQQIHSDEELLHSRLDTRVKNHTAGLQPFHLAQSSFLVEAFGTSFILDLELNHNLLSENYVERHYKEDGQPSQTLGGEHCYYHGRVRGLPGSWAALSTCHGLQGMFSDGNFSYGIEPVGTEEKQDDHIIYRMPDIDLLLPPCPGCSVNNTEPEGQTDSHSGRDGELKDGDNGSEEERTVLTEGLRRSKRQVRRGQRTVQIETKYIELMVVNDHELFVQLHRSTTKTKNFAKAVVNMADAIYKEQLNTRIVLVAMETWSSENRVSVGDDALLTLRDFMKFRKESIKERCDAVHLFSGRTFMSSRSEAAYIGGICSLTRGGGINEFGSVGPMAITLCQSLGQNIGMLRNKERPAADCRCPDPWLGCIMEDTGYYLPRKFSRCSIDEYLRFLQQGGGSCLFNKPSKLLDPPECGNGYVELGEECDCGSLVECARSGANCCKKCTLTHNAMCSNGLCCRDCKYELRGATCRDAVNDCDIAETCTGDSSQCPHNVHKLDGYMCDAGQGRCYGGRCKTRDSQCRTLWGYNSADRFCYEKLNSEGTEKGNCGPDSSGQGWLQCNKQDVLCGLLLCTNLTAKPRFGELQGKLTSLTIHHQNRYLDCRGGHAVLDDGLDLGYVEDGTPCGPNMMCLERRCLPVSTFNLSTCPGSSSSRICSHHGTCNNEVKCICDPDYTGKDCSVFDPITIPTPPDGAEKNRGPSGTNIIIGSVAGAILLAAIILGGTGWGFKNIRRGRYDPAFQS; encoded by the exons CCGTTCCATCTGGCCCAGAGCAGCTTCCTAGTGGAGGCCTTTGGCACATCCTTCATACTTGACCTGGAACTCAACCA CAATCTCCTGTCCGAAAACTATGTGGAGCGTCATTATAAAGAAGATGGGCAGCCATCACAGACTCTG GGAGGAGAGCACTGCTACTACCACGGCCGTGTCCGGGGGCTCCCGGGGTCCTGGGCTGCTCTGTCCACCTGCCACGGCCTACA ggGAATGTTTTCTGATGGGAATTTCTCATATGGGATTGAACCTGTTGGCACTGAAGAG AAGCAGGATGACCACATTATATATCGTATGCCTGACATTGACCTCCTCCTACCTCCCTGTCCAG gctGCTCTGTGAACAACACAGAGCCAGAGGGGCAGACAGACAGCCACAGCGGGCGAGACGGCGAGCTGAAGGACGGAGACAACGGGTCTGAAGAAGAAAGAACTGTCTTAACAGAAGGACTGAGACGCTCAAAAAGACAA GTACGGAGAGGCCAGCGCACTGTCCAGATCGAAACAAAGTACATTGAGCTGATGGTTGTCAATGACCATGAACTG TTTGTGCAACTCCATCGGTCGACCACTAAGACAAAGAACTTTGCCAAAGCCGTGGTTAACATGGCTGATGCG ATATACAAGGAGCAGCTCAACACTCGCATCGTCCTAGTAGCCATGGAAACCTGGTCATCTGAAAACAGGGTCTCCGTGGGTGATGACGCTTTGCTCACTCTGCGCGACTTCATGAAATTCAGGAAGGAGAGCATCAAGGAACGCTGCGATGCTGTGCATCTCTTCTC AGGGAGGACATTCATGAGCAGCCGCAGTGAAGCAGCCTACATTGGGGGCATTTGCTCACTGACCAGGGGTGGAGGCATTAATGAG TTTGGCAGTGTGGGTCCCATGGCCATCACTCTATGTCAGAGTCTTGGTCAGAACATTGGAATGCTGAGGAACAAGGAGCGACCAGCTGCAG ACTGCAGGTGTCCAGATCCATGGCTGGGCTGTATCATGGAGGATACAGG CTACTACCTTCCTAGGAAGTTTTCTCGCTGTAGTATAGACGAGTACCTGCGGTTTCTCCAACAGGGAGGAGGAAGCTGCCTCTTTAACAAGCCCAGCAAG cTTTTAGACCCACCAGAGTGTGGAAATGGATATGTAGAGCTGGGAGAGGAATGTGACTGTGGATCGCTAGTG GAGTGCGCACGTAGTGGAGCTAACTGCTGTAAGAAGTGCACACTTACCCACAATGCCATGTGCAGCAATGGACTTTGCTGCAGGGATTGCAAG TATGAGCTGAGAGGGGCGACCTGCCGTGATGCTGTCAATGACTGTGACATTGCTGAGACCTGCACGGGAGACTCCAGTCAG TGTCCTCACAATGTTCACAAACTTGATGGCTACATGTGTGATGCCGGCCAG GGTCGTTGTTATGGAGGGCGCTGTAAGACCAGAGATAGCCAGTGCAGGACTCTCTGGGGCTACA ACTCAGCTGACAGGTTCTGCTATGAAAAGTTGAACTCTGAGGGCACAGAGAAAGGAAACTGTGGTCCAGACTCCAGCGGTCAAGGATGGCTTCAGTGCAACAAGCA AGATGTTCTGTGTGGTTTGCTGCTGTGCACTAATCTGACAGCTAAGCCAAGGTTTGGCGAGCTGCAGGGAAAGTTAACCAGTCTGACAATCCACCACCAGAACAGATACCTGGACTGTAG AGGGGGCCATGCCGTGCTGGATGATGGTCTTGACCTGGGCTATGTGGAGGACGGGACCCCATGTGGACCAAACATGATGTGTTTGGAGCGTCGATGCCTCCCTGTCAGCACCTTCAACCTCAGCACCTGCCCAGGCTCCTCGTCCTCACGGATCTGCTCCCACCATGGG ACTTGCAATAATGAGGTGAAGTGTATCTGCGATCCAGACTATACAGGGAAGGACTGCAGCGTGTTTGACCCCATTACCATCCCCACTCCACCAGATGGcgcagagaaaaacagag GTCCCAGTGGTACAAATATCATAATAGGTTCGGTTGCTGGTGCAATTCTGCTGGCAGCGATAATCTTGGGGGGAACTGGCTGGGGATTTAA GAACATCCGAAGAGGAAGGTATGATCCCGCCTTTCAATCCTGA